The Streptomyces sp. NBC_00236 DNA window CAACGGCATCGGCGGCGGCTACCAGGGCGCCGGCAGCAAGACGGTCATCCCGTCCTCCGCCCTGGTCAAGATCAGCTTCCGGCTGGTCGACGGCCAGGACCCGGACCACATCCAGAAGGCGGTCCGGGCCTGGGCCGAGGACCGTATTCCGGCCGGCATCCGCCACCGGATCACCTTCCTCCCGGCCACCCGCCCCTGCCTCACACCGCTGGACCACCCCGCGCTGCAGGCAGTGGCCCGCGCGATGGGCCGGGCCTTCGGCCAGAAGATCCTCTTCACCCGCGAAGGAGGCTCGGGACCCGCCGCCGACCTCAGGGACGTGCTCGGCGCCCCCGTCCTCTTCCTGGGCATCTCCGTACCGTCCGACGGCTGGCACGCCCCCAACGAGAAGGTCGAACTCGACCTGCTGTTCAAGGGTGTCGAGACCACCGCCCACCTCTGGGGCGAACTGGCAGCCGCACTCCGCTGAATCCTCTGAACACCCGATCCATCCCGGGGGAGTAGGAAGCACCTGTGAGCACCTTCGACAACGCCACCACGGACCGTCCCATCGGTCTGACCGCACCGAGCGGCATCGACCGCGCGGCGCACCACCGCCTCGACGAGGCCTGGCTGGCCGCCGCGTGGAGCCACCCGACGACCCGGGTCTTCGTCGTCTCCGGCGGGCAGGTGCTGATCGACGACACCGCCGACGGCACCGAACTCGTGATGACCCCCGCCTTCGAGGCACCGGTCACCGAGACGCACCGCTACTTCCTCGGCACCGACGACGACGGCGTCAGCTACTTCGCCCTCCAGAAGGACACGCTGCCCGGCCGCATGGACCAGTCGGCCCGCCCGGCAGGACTGCGCGAGGCGGGCCTGCTCCTCGGCGCCCGCGACGCCGGGCTGATGGTGCACGCGGTGGCGCTGGAGAACTGGCAGCGGCTGCACCGTTTCTGCTCCCGCTGCGGCGAACGCACGGTCATCGCGGCGGCCGGCCACATCCGCCGCTGCCAGGCCTGCGGCGCCGAGCACTACCCGCGCACCGACCCCGCGGTCATCATGCTCGTCACGGACGACCAGGACCGCGCACTGCTGGGCCGCCAGGTCCACTGGCCCGAGGGCCGGTTCTCCACCCTGGCCGGATTCGTCGAGCCGGGCGAGTCCATCGAGCAGTCCGTGGCCCGCGAGGTGTTCGAGGAAGCGGGCATCACGGTCGGCGAGGTCGAGTACATCGCCAGTCAGCCCTGGCCCTTCCCCTCCAGCCTGATGCTCGGCTTCATGGCACGGGCCACGACGTTCGACATCAACGTCGACGGCGAGGAGATCGAGGAGGCCCGCTGGTTCTCCCGCGAGGAGCTGACGGCCGCCTTCGAGTCGGGCGAGATCCTGCCGCCGTTCGGCATCTCGATCGCCGCCCGCCTGATCGAGATCTGGTACGGCAAGCCGCTCCCGAAGCCGGTCCGCGCGAGCTGACCCGATGGGGCCGCCGGATCAGTCGAGCAGCGCGGCAGCGAACGTCCCGCGGTGGGCGGCCAGCCAGGTCTGTACACGGTCCCAGCGCCGCCATCCGTCGCGCTCCGCCAGCACGCGGAGGTAGACGGGATCGCCGTCGGCCACGCGGCGGGCGACGAACGCCCGGCAGACCGCCGTGGCCCGTTCGATCATGCCGGGCAGTGCGGCACGGTCCTCGGGCGCCAGGCCGTAGCCGTCGGCGAGGATCCGCAGCCTCACGGACGCGTCCAGCCCGGCCGGGTACAGGGCGGACGCGGACTCCGGATCAAGCATCGGTACCCAGTAGCGGGCAGCCATGGCGATGTCCCGGACCGGACGGCCGGGGGCGGCCAGGTCGAAATCGATCAGGGCGGCGGCACGGCCGCGCGGTCGGACATGCGTAGACCGCCGGCCCGGCCCCGCGCGGTCGGACATACGAAGACCCCCGAACCGGCGCCGGGGCCGGTTCGGGGGTCGTGTGCGTCAGTGGGTCAGGCGCCCAGCGCCTGCTTCACCTGGGCGAGGCTCGGGTTCGTCAGGGTCGAGCCG harbors:
- the nudC gene encoding NAD(+) diphosphatase → MSTFDNATTDRPIGLTAPSGIDRAAHHRLDEAWLAAAWSHPTTRVFVVSGGQVLIDDTADGTELVMTPAFEAPVTETHRYFLGTDDDGVSYFALQKDTLPGRMDQSARPAGLREAGLLLGARDAGLMVHAVALENWQRLHRFCSRCGERTVIAAAGHIRRCQACGAEHYPRTDPAVIMLVTDDQDRALLGRQVHWPEGRFSTLAGFVEPGESIEQSVAREVFEEAGITVGEVEYIASQPWPFPSSLMLGFMARATTFDINVDGEEIEEARWFSREELTAAFESGEILPPFGISIAARLIEIWYGKPLPKPVRAS